One genomic segment of Amycolatopsis sp. Hca4 includes these proteins:
- a CDS encoding TetR/AcrR family transcriptional regulator: protein MSVRDNVVRAAVRLFAEKGFEATTVREIVEEAGVTKGGLYHYFESKDDLLFEIYAAMLRMQTRRMVTIAESDLPLAERLHAIIADVVVTSIADLDAATVFFQSFPLLEKSKQVQVRAERRTYHERVRDLVAEGQRSGIFRADVPADLVINYHFGAIHRLGMWYHADGELSGEQVGKHFADLMLRSLRP from the coding sequence ATGAGTGTCAGGGACAACGTCGTGCGGGCGGCGGTGCGGCTGTTCGCCGAGAAGGGCTTCGAGGCGACGACGGTCCGGGAGATCGTCGAGGAGGCCGGCGTCACCAAGGGCGGGCTGTACCACTACTTCGAGTCCAAGGACGACCTGCTCTTCGAGATCTACGCGGCGATGCTGCGGATGCAGACGCGGCGGATGGTGACGATCGCCGAGTCGGACCTCCCGCTGGCCGAGCGGCTGCACGCGATCATCGCCGACGTCGTGGTCACCAGCATCGCCGACCTCGACGCGGCGACGGTGTTCTTCCAGTCGTTCCCGCTGCTGGAGAAGTCCAAGCAGGTCCAGGTCCGCGCGGAGCGGCGGACCTACCACGAGCGGGTCCGCGACCTGGTCGCCGAGGGACAGCGTTCCGGGATCTTCCGCGCCGACGTCCCCGCCGACCTGGTGATCAACTACCACTTCGGCGCGATCCACCGGCTGGGGATGTGGTACCACGCCGACGGTGAGCTGTCGGGGGAGCAGGTGGGGAAGCACTTCGCGGACCTGATGCTGCGGAGCTTGCGACCCTGA